The region taaaatttacttaataaaatatcgggTTACTACATCATCAATAAATATCGTAGTTATAAAGTTAAAATGCATCATAATCTCACTCACTCTTCTTTTGGGCATCGTGCCGATATTCCATCCTATTATACCGGCTACAATCACAACGACCACAAAGAGGGCAACAAAGGAGAGAATTTTTCTATACGTCAAAAACCAGCCGCCTTTTCGCTGATGAACAATTTCCTCGCAAGGCGGAGGCAACGCGGTATTACCTTCATATGTCTGCATCATGCAGTCAGCTGAAAGTATTAGAGCTGCGATAAAAAAGATGCGCAGAATTATTGTTTCGTTCAAAATGTGTATGCCTATTgttgggatttttttttttttttttcttacagaCTATACGCTTGTAAATTGACTGTTAATTATGTTAATCACGAACACAAGCTAAAtgtagttattaaatattattatctatcATTTCAGAAATCTGACAAGCTGACACGAgcttataaatatatcgttaaCAATCGATGAGTCGCGTAACAATTTCTCGCACTAATTTTAAAGGAAATGAAAAGTTTTTCAAGCGCGTCAATCTCATCACTGCGACGAATTTCGCATTAGTAGTGCGATATTAAAAACGCGGAATACGCAAGGATGATGTCATCGAAATTGGTTCCCCGTGATGCGGGAATTCGCGATAGACTTGCGAACGCGGTAGGAAAATGCGATTTCAAGGTCTTGCACACATGCAATTCGCTGACTACGTATCAACTAGCATTCGCGTAATCACCGCAGCGTCGATAACGCTCGTATCGGTGCCGTTCGCACGGTATTAACGGCGACAGTCTGCATTGATTTTAACGGATGTAATTCGTAACAAGGAGTACaacgaaaacaaaattacttttaataatacgcTAATACTGTTgcactgttttttttttttttactggtgTGCGCAGTTGTTAGCAAAATATAGAAGTTacttcataattaaataattaatgtaatttctttttttaacagcaTTGGTGAAAAAtgtttgcaaaatttcaacgaattattaaataaataaaattattaaaaaaaaaaaattctttttacagtAAGTTACATAGTTAATTGAAAACTCGTAGAATTATAACcgtcataaaaaattaacaatcaaCTAGCTCAGTgcaacgatttaatttagctgattaatttatgattaCATACGTATCGACATAAgcagtttaatattaaacgataaagaaatttatatttggtaacaaaatcttaattaattaactgaaatatttttttttcaacaaattttGTACAGAAATTTGATGTAAAGATAGgcttagtaaaaaaaaaattgttttcctgaagtatttaaaatacaatgtaTCTTATTGAATAACGACGTGTAATAAACGCGCTTTAATTGTCAAATGTAATtgatattacaataaaaaaatattaaacaacgGATGTgttttttaacgattaaataataactgtcattattaattgcgaacctattaatttataacatagtttttaataagaatttttaatttcatgcaATAATTGTTAgtgtaattaaacaaaaatacaattagagaatttattttttaataaaaatttctattttaaatgtaattccATCGCAAGCTTAGAAGTACAAAggtaacgataaaaaaagtGAGAACAGCTGTTATTACTTACAATTTCGCTGTCCGTAGGACTGCCAACTGCTAACTGATCCTCGTCTcattgttataatttaataaaataatacggataaattttgaaaaaagaaaaatgcacaaaaatgtgaaaaaacgATTTTTCGGAAATGAATGCGCATCTAACGCGGAACCAAACTTGCGAGCATGGCAACGCACAGGTGACGCAGGTACAACTGCAATTAGCTGTTCTACCTTGCGGTGTGGATGTTGGCCGAGAAACACTCACGGTGTCCCCCACTTACGTTCTTCGTTCGTCGGTTCTTAGTGTTCTCAACgtttgtttcttatttttatgcgCTTTTGCCATAATTCACGATAAAAgtcatcgatttttttttcacgttttagTCTTCTTTGTCGCAACACGTTAAACGAAGTCTGACATCACGACGTATCATCACGTACCGAcgcaaaagataaaataactaacacagttttttttttttttatctttacaaaactgtataataatcaaataaaaaataatgttttaaacaaaatgttaaattaaaaattaaaatagcgtACAAGAAAATAACTTCATTATTTATGATAATATAAatgcactatttttttttttaatttttaatattttaagcatGCAGTATGGCATTATCGTTGAAAGTTTTCATTTACGATTCTTCAAATTTATAACGTTCTCGATTACAGCTTAGAGTTAACCCAGTTATTGCGCGGGAGCCCCACGGGAGATGAACTCATGAACAAAAACACTCCATCAAGTTCAATTAAGGCGATGTGGTATCGCGGTCCAAGTGCACATTGGGCTTGGTCCGGGGTCGGTACCAGGAGCCGGTAACGCATATTAGCAGCACGTGTCAGTTATGACGACGCAATGTAGATAAATATGCACGCTAGCACCGAGTGTTTAAAGGGGACCACAATGGCGCCAAGGTCCTCGCGGTAGGCGATGACGCCCTTTGCCTGAGACGCACTTTGTTCCCCATTTGATGGTCGACACCGTTGACCGCAGATTGGCCGTTGACGTCGTCGTCTCCTCGTCGCATCCGGATTGACTCCGCCGCGATTAAACTCCCCTTCAGCGGCGACGGCCGCGATCGTCAGATTGGATAATGGATGGACGATCTGCCCGATTTACCCTAAGTGGATCTGAATCCGATTCTCGAGGTGTTACATCACGCGCGGCTGGCACCGGCACCGGCTTTTCCATGCATTTCCGTCGCTTTTCGGCGAACGGGGAACCGTTCAAGCGATAGTTGGCGCGCAGCCACGCTATCACGCAGTcgattcaaaaattttaagctCTTCCTGGAGGAAGTCGCCTCTTTTTTAAAGGGTATCAAGGTCAACTAGCGTGGCGGTGCAGTGGTACCGGTGATACCTAAGCCGGCTCTTGGTAAACCGCGGTCGCACGTCGACGACAGATCGTCCTCTGCGTCCCTCAGGCGTGCACGCTCGATGCGAGGATAACGCCGTAAGCACCCGGCATCGATTAAACCGCGATTTTACAAATCCGAAgtgttataatatatttacaaaggcagtataaaattttgtttagaTTGTTGGAAAGTCCGAAAAGTCGAGAGATAATCActtagtatatttttttgaatctttttaatttaatttccctaAATTCTTAATGAGTTTAAACTGCTATTTTTTACACAGTGAACGtttgaataattttgcattaaatacACAACTGCAATATTCAGGTTCAATCTATACCATTCACCATGATGTGGTTAACATTACTGTCAGGATTCGTTCTACTGTCGGCGATAACGTGCGGACTTCCTCGAGGCATTAGTGATGTCCAAGTACagtgttaataaatttaaaagagcTATTGTAATTGCAATAATTCAATCGTTAACTAAAACATTGCTCGTTTGATCGTAGGGCCGATGGAAGCGCAGTATCGACTTGAACGATATTTATTACTCGAAAATGCGACAATACAGATTACCGAACGAAGTCAGGCCAACCAGTTACCACGTGGATATTAAAATACCCTTCATCGAGAGCAATCAGTTTAACGGtcgtgttaaaattaatttcacggcGTACGACATCAGCGACAGGATAACATTAAATATCCATCCGAATCTTGAGATCTCGTTGGTCACCATTAGACTAATTAAATCATCGACCGACGATGcgtaagtaaattaaatttattaagtttgACACAAgaatttcgtaatttaaacgtaaattaatatacggcaattaattaatttttttttgcacagcCGACGTATTTTTATGACAGTAACTaccgtaattttaataattatttttaatttaagttgtATTAACTGTTATTCGTTGCATTTGTTAGTGATAACAGCAAAATTCAAGcacgttttttaaatattatatttttatttaaatacagaaCGGAAGatgaatatttcaatatcgCGAGGACCGAACGGCAAACTAAAAAATCCTGGTATATTATTCATCTGGAGCAAATGCTGAAGGAAGGAAGCGCCTGCGAAGTCGATATTACGTACTTTGGAAATCTTACACTTAATGAAACCACTGGACTTTATAAAAGCGCGTACATGGATTCCGACGGTAAAAAACAGTAAGTGCATAAttcgttttttaattacactttgagataaattttcaccgttaaaaagaaaacgtacaAATAtcttagtaatttttttataaataacaacgCAATGAAAAtgacaataaaattaacgttacttattttttttttcagtccTTTTATCGCCACTTACTTACAATTAGACAACGCACAGAAGATGTTCCCCTGCATGGATGAACCGCCTTATAAAGCGACTTTCAAGCTAAGTTTATCGTATCCTAGTGGGTTGACAGCACTCTCGAACACGCCGGTAATGTACGTATGTCACACTAAtgtgccaaaaaaaaaaattaaaaaaagaactatcCTTTAACTTGCGTCAGTTTTAGCAAACTTgccgattatttttaatctttgtttttattaagCTCTCGGCGCGAGACGTCCGACAAGATTGAAGAGGAATTCGCGGAGACACCTCGGATGTCGACGAATCAATTTGCCCTCGTGATATCGGATTTGGAGAACATCGAGCCAACGGAAGAAGTTAATGAGATAGACGGAAGGAAACTGCAGGTGAAGGTTTGGGGCCGCAAAGAGTTTATGGAGTCGCTGCTTAACGTTCCCAATAAGGTTGTGagaattgttaattatttgcaaaattacttCAACTGCTCCCTCGGCTTGCCGAAATTGGATGTCATGGCGATTCCGATGTACAGCACTTCTAAAGCCTCCGACAATTGGGGTCTTATGTTCTTTAAGTGCGTGAAAATccacgaaaataattttatctctctGCAAAGCAGcatatatgaaattaaaaaatcaaattttttttttaattacttttttttagagaaagtgAGCTCAGCAGTTCTCTAGTCTGGACCACTGCGTACGAAGTTCTTTATCAATGGATAGGCCAATCTGTAACACCGTATCATCGAAACGACGCGCCAGTGAACAAGGCACTTAATTCGTTTTTGGCATCTATGGCAACAATTGATGTAAGTCCGTGAGATACTTTATTCTAAATATGGACCGTTATTTTTAAGTGTAACAATACCTGTTGCAATTTAATACTGATTATAATTCccgagaaaaaataattttatattttaaacagcTTAATCCGAATGAAATGGAAGGAAAGTGGCCGATGACGATGTTGTATCCTCTGTATTACGAATTTGCGCAGACGGCACCTTTCTCGAGAGTAGCTGGTATTAGGCAAGAAGCAACATGGACAAAAGGTTATTAAActaatgcaataataattaaatattaataataaaaacagaagtcgcaatataaaaagagaaataataataatttgagaattaattacgtatattagttaattaaaaataatttaattaaatagattgATAGAATAAAGTCAATTAccttacttaaaaattttacagccGAGCTGGTTTTCCGAATGTTTAATTACACAATTGGGCGCGACTTGTTCCAGAGGAGCGTGAGGAATTTCTTCCATCAACAATCGAAAGAGTAGTAATTGCCTCCGTCAATTAGTTGGGAAGCAGATTCCTATCTCCGGCAATTTAGCGTTTTTACGTAAAAGTAAACTTCCGTCTTTCCACGACAGATAGAAGTAAATTAAGcttttaaattgttaacaaaatttttttaacacttcACGACTTTTCCAAATCGCaactaaacaattattttttaattactttattacacACTGCTTCCCGACTATGTTTCTACACGACTGACTTCAgattatgaattttaaaatgtcGGTGCTTTTTCTTCGGTTAGAGATCGCAGAACCTTCTTTGCCAACGATATTTTCACGTATCTGAATGATGTGGCCAACGAGTCGAACAATCTGCCACCAGGCTTGACCATCAACGGTATCGCCGCAACATGGATTAATCGGGACAGAGTGCCATTGGTCACGGTCATTCGCGATTACGAAActggaaaaattaatcttactcAGGTAAGCTGGACAAAAGCATTATTTCTGCAAGGACACGCGACGCGGGAAGGCAGGCGCGATTTTCGCACAGATAAAGAAACGGAGATGACCACGTGTGCGTTATTTGCTCGCggttaaagaatttttctcgttaacgGAAGTTACATTTGTTTCAGTGGcaggaattaattaacattaatctTCAAAACGACACGTGATACAATAATCATATTATTCCAAAGCAGTAGCAAAATCAAGGACTCGTGTATTTAGTGTGCTGTGAACACGTGTTACGCAATTCGTCAGAAGCTTCGCTTCTATtgaaatacattaattaaacatcgTAATTACGCACGTAATTTGCATCAAACTTTTTACTCAGTGATATATTGAACTTcacaatttacaaatatttaaaacgccaaatttatcaattaaacaaattatttatatgatttattgttagattaatttaaatatttttatactttatacagttttatatatatattaataatcgagaatataataatatgtaaaaattttaataaaaaatttttctgaaagagaaattaaaaaattatcttattgtataattttttttgtaatagcTCGTTTACTTTTGCAGAAAGTATATTTGAGAGATATACCACCGCAATCAACGGCGAAAGTATCATATCAGTGGGACATTCCGATCGTCATGCAGGCGcaagataaattaaacttcACTAATACCAAACCCACAGTGTggctgaaaaaagaaaacgtaccAAAAAATTTCACCACTTCAGACATCACCGACAAAAACAATTTCATTATTGTAAATCCCGAAGAAATAGGTAAGTAATTATTTGCACTTGCAAAGAAAAGcaattgtcattttttttcctaaactGCAGTATAGTTACAAAAATtggttctttctttttatttaattaacgtttctcGGCAGGAATGTTTCCGGTGAATTACGACTCGTGCAATTGGAAGATGTTGTCAACGTATCTACAAGGGCCAGATCGCGAAAAGATACCTCCGTTAACTAGAGCAAAGCTTCTGCATGACGCGTGGAACTTGGCGTATGCCGGCGAGCTGTGTTTCGGCGTCGCAATGAACATGACCCTCTTCCTCAAGCAAGAGAAGAGCCATGTAGTTTGGGAACCGGTGTTCACAATGATTCATCATATCGGTCGGCGGATCGAGGGACTGGACGtatatttaaagtttgaggtaaaaaattaagtaaaaaaatttaatatcgatgttaagtaaaaaattgcgctcttctaaaaaaattaaataaaaataaatttaattaaaaaaataattaattgaatttataatttgattttagGCGTACATTCGAAACTTATTGAAACCTCTTTACTTGGAACTTGGAGATAATCCAGAACCCAACGAGCCCTCTTGGAAAACTCACATGCGTGGTTTAATGCAGAACTTCCTCTGCCGCGCCGGATACGAACCTTGCGTTAAGGAAGCCAGAGATCAATTTAAGAAATGGTTGACCGATGAAGAGCCGGATAAAGGAAACCCGTTGGTGTCCAAAATtgttataacaaattatttacttatttaaaaatttatacgaatcTGTGAACCGATCAGgtttacgtattttatataattaaatgaatttggaaaaatcttttaaaaaattgcacgataataagaaaaaaaacattattaaactcacgaaaattatacttttgCAGAGTCGCCAACAAATTCCTCTGTCCCGTATTTAAATGGGGCACGGATGAGGAATGGGAGTTCGGATTACAGCGTGTTATAAATTTCCCGAAGACCAGCTTGGCTAGAAAGCAGAACGAGCGCACGTATCTATTGAAAACTCTTGCCGGATGTCCAAAGGACGCGAACAAGATCGAAAAGTCAgtataagtttttaaattcCACGATATTAAAATCGCACAATTTTTGccttcgaataaataaatttttttcaagtagataaaattgataaataaatttttatattacttactttttttttgttgcatttttcaGACTGCTACAAGTGGCTGTGCTGAACCAGAATGAGAATTTCACGGACGCAGACATTCACTTGATCTTCAGTATGTTAACCGGCAGTGCGACCGGCTACAAAACCTTGTTCAACTTTTTACACGAGCATTGGTACACTGTGAAAGAACAATTTGAGAACAAGACCTTCCTCTGGGATGGCAtcgttaattttgcaacatcgTCGTTTAACACACAAGAAGGCTACGATATGGTAACCAAGTTTTA is a window of Cardiocondyla obscurior isolate alpha-2009 linkage group LG11, Cobs3.1, whole genome shotgun sequence DNA encoding:
- the LOC139106586 gene encoding aminopeptidase N; this translates as MMWLTLLSGFVLLSAITCGLPRGISDVQGRWKRSIDLNDIYYSKMRQYRLPNEVRPTSYHVDIKIPFIESNQFNGRVKINFTAYDISDRITLNIHPNLEISLVTIRLIKSSTDDATEDEYFNIARTERQTKKSWYIIHLEQMLKEGSACEVDITYFGNLTLNETTGLYKSAYMDSDGKKHPFIATYLQLDNAQKMFPCMDEPPYKATFKLSLSYPSGLTALSNTPVISRRETSDKIEEEFAETPRMSTNQFALVISDLENIEPTEEVNEIDGRKLQVKVWGRKEFMESLLNVPNKVVRIVNYLQNYFNCSLGLPKLDVMAIPMYSTSKASDNWGLMFFKESELSSSLVWTTAYEVLYQWIGQSVTPYHRNDAPVNKALNSFLASMATIDLNPNEMEGKWPMTMLYPLYYEFAQTAPFSRVAGIRQEATWTKAELVFRMFNYTIGRDLFQRSVRNFFHQQSKEDRRTFFANDIFTYLNDVANESNNLPPGLTINGIAATWINRDRVPLVTVIRDYETGKINLTQKVYLRDIPPQSTAKVSYQWDIPIVMQAQDKLNFTNTKPTVWLKKENVPKNFTTSDITDKNNFIIVNPEEIGMFPVNYDSCNWKMLSTYLQGPDREKIPPLTRAKLLHDAWNLAYAGELCFGVAMNMTLFLKQEKSHVVWEPVFTMIHHIGRRIEGLDVYLKFEAYIRNLLKPLYLELGDNPEPNEPSWKTHMRGLMQNFLCRAGYEPCVKEARDQFKKWLTDEEPDKGNPVANKFLCPVFKWGTDEEWEFGLQRVINFPKTSLARKQNERTYLLKTLAGCPKDANKIEKLLQVAVLNQNENFTDADIHLIFSMLTGSATGYKTLFNFLHEHWYTVKEQFENKTFLWDGIVNFATSSFNTQEGYDMVTKFYIDHKDEFESADAIIKKALRIINQETKWNEENVPVIDRWLMKNLPKEDLEAITALTSTSVLSTTVVPTTIKQETIQDRFHG